TATATTGGTTGATATTTATTTGAAAAAGATGGTTGAAATGTTTTTTTAGCATTTTGATTAGCTCAATGTAGGCACTCCCAACGCCTTGCCCTTTGACCGATTCTGCTTGTGAAAACATGTTAATTGTTATCATCCGTAAGTCCCTCCTACAAAATAAAAAAGCACGCTTTCTTAAAATAAATATCGCATGCTTTTTTAATTGTTTAATCTGTAATCACTTTGTGAATTAAGGTTGGTGCTTGCGCATGGTCTTTGATTTCAAAGGCATGGTTTAGCTTTTCAATGACATCATCCACGTTTGGACGGTTAGCGTGGATGGTTAACAGGGCATCACCTTGTTCAACTTTATCGCCAACTTTTGCGTGTAAAACAATCCCAACCGCTGGGTCGATGGTATCTTCAAGGGTTTCGCGTCCTGCGCCCAACATCATAGCGGCTTCACCGACTTGGTTAGCTACCCAATTGGCTAAAACGCCGCTTTCAGGAGCTTCAAACGGAATTTGGTATTGGGCTTGAGCCAGTTTTTCGGGGTGGTCGATGACAGAGGCATCCCCGTGTTGGGCTTCAATCATTTGTCGGAATTTGGCTAAGCCTTCACCGTTATCGATCTTACTTTGTAATAGTTGGCGGCCTTCTTCAAGATTATCAACCGCTTGAGCTGCCAATAGCATTTGCGCCCCTAGGACCAGACACAATTCTGTCAGGTCAGCCGGTCCTTTACCTTGTAAGGTTGCGATGGCTTCTTTGACTTCCAGTGCATTGCCGATGGCGTAGCCTAAAGGTTGATTCATGTCTGAAATAACCGCAAGTGTTTTGCGGCCTAGCTGCTGGCCAATTTCAACCATCAGATGGGCTAATTCTTCGGCCTCTTCCACGGTTTTCATAAAGGCACCGGCCCCTATTTTCACATCAAGCACAATTGCATCAGCTCCGGCGGCAATTTTCTTACTCATAATCGAGGATGCGATGAGAGGTGTCGATTGGACCGTTCCCGTCACATCGCGCAAGGCATAAAGTTTTTTGTCGGCTGGAGTTAAGTTCCCCGTTTGCCCAACGACGGCCACTTTATTTTTGTTAACTAATTCAATAAATTCTTCAATCGGTAATTCATATTCAAAGCCTGGGATGGCTTCTAATTTATCAATCGTGCCACCAGTATGACCTAATCCGCGGCCACTCATTTTTGCGACCGGTACACCACAACTGGCGACTAAGGGGGCTAGAACCAAGGTGGTTGTATCTCCCACACCACCGGTGGAATGTTTATCCACTTTTATGCCTTCAATAGCGGATAAATCAATCTGATCACCACTCTCAGCCATCGCAATCGTTAAATAGGCGGCTTCCTCATGGGTCATACCTGTAAAATAGACGGCCATCGCAAAAGCACTCATTTGATAATCAGGGATGCTACCATCTGTATAGCCCTCAATAATAAAGCGGATTTCCGCTTCGGTCAGTTCGTCATTATTTTGTTTTTTTGTAATTAAATCTACCATTCTCATCGCTTGGACTCCTCATCAACCATCAATTTAATGTTTATATGTTACAATTTCGCCCGCATCATTCACAGCTAGAATAATGTCAGGATAATTAATAAATAACCCATGCTCCACCACGCCCACTAAATTTTTCAATTCAAAGGCCGTTTGTTGCGGGTTGGGGATCTTTTCAAGATGCAAGTCAATAATATAATTACCTTGATCCGTAATAAAGATCGAATCAACCCCTTTTTTTCGAAAGGTTGGATGCATCCCTGCTTGATCAAATTGGCGGAATAGCTTCCAACTGCCATATTTTACAATTTCTACCGGCAAGGGAAAAGCCCCTAAGGTATCCACGATTTTTTCTTGGGTAACAATCCAAATGATTGTTCGGCTGTGTTGAGCCACAATTTTCTCCATTAATAAAGCCCCACCGCCACCTTTGATCCCAGAAAATTCGGTGGTACATTCATCGGCACCATCAACTAAGACATCGATATGGTTCACTTCATCAATATCGACGACGGGAATGCCTAATTTACGTGCTTGATCTTCTGATTGTTTTGAAGTGGCTACGCCGACAATATTGGCTAATGTACCTGCTTGAAAACGTAGGCCAAGCTCATCAATAAACCAATAAGCCGTAGAGCCTGTTCCTAGACCTACAACCATACCATCTTCAATATAGTCTGCCGCTTTACGACCAACAACTTCTTTTGGATTAATCATGTCTACCTCCTTATGTCTCGTCCGATTGCTGTAATTGTTTCACATAATTGATCAGGGGGGTGATGGTTTGTTCATCATGCACATCAAGTGTCGTACCATACCGTTCCAATAAATCAATTTCTTCTTGTTTTAAATTAACAAAATCAACTGAAGAATGCTGACTAATCGCATCTTTGGATAGCGTATCCATTAGACTTAAGCGTTTATGCGCAATGGAACCTCGAAAATGATAAAATCTAACCTTATCTAAAATATCTGCCTTAAAATTAGATCGCAACAGACGATTAAAATCAGTTAAGGCAGGGTTTGATAAACCAACCGTAAATAAAATCCAATTTTTATCTGGATAGCTTTCAATCCAATGCTGATATAGGGCTGCTTCTATGATTTGTGCTTCTAAAATACAGGCTCCCAGAATAACTGTCGCATAGTCATCAATTGACTCCGTCTTAACTTCTTTACTATCGACAGCTGAGCAATTTAATTGCAGTCCAATTTCTTTGGCATATTTTTCTGTCGACCCATAAGTTGATCCATAAATAACAATCGTTTTCATCAGCCACCTCCGTTCAATGCGTTTACATGACTAGTATAACATATTCGATTTATAATGCCCCTATGAGTATCGTTTTTTTTGCATATTTTTGTTATACTAACATTGATGTGGCACTTTTTTATCTGCAAATACCAGCCTTTCGTTTGCCTCATCCCACAAGGAGGAGATATTTTATGACACAAACCGTAAATTTAACCTGTCCCGTATGTAACCATCAATCCACACGCCAAGTCAATGCTGCGATTAATGCTAAAACGCACCCTCATTTAAAACAAGAACTCTTAGAAGGCAAAACCTTTTTGTATGAATGTGAACAATGTGGCGCGCAACGTGTGATTAACTTTCAAATGTTATACCATGACCCGGATCAACGGCTCTTAATCTACTTAGCCCCAGGTTATGTTAACAATAAAGAACAAACGTTAGAAATTTTGGATGATTTGAAAAATAGACAACCTGTTTCTTTAGATAATTATCATTTACGCATTGTCTTAAGTGGGGCCGAGCTACTGGAAAAAATCCAAATTTTTGACCAACACTTCAATGATTACGAAGTCGAACTGGTCAAATTGTTAACAGATGGAATTTTCTCGAAAGAAAAATCGGGTGAAACCGTTAAAGCTCGCTATTTCTACATGGATCCTAAAAGTAAATCCGCTAAGATTATGTACACAACCGATTCCCAGCAACTTCTCGTGGACTTTCATCAATCCTTGCTTGACTTCGTCAAAAATAAATTCAAAAAAGAATTACAACAACCCCAACGCGGGGAGTTCCAACTGGTCAACTACACTTGGGCCATCGAAACCGTTAGTAAAGACACCAAAAAAGATCAATAATCCAAAACATCCGTAGGCCGCATGCCTCCGGATGTTTTTTAATCAATATCCCCATTTATGACTGACTTTTACCACCGATATTTATTTAGCTTGAGGGTTTGAGTCGGGGAGTTTACTTTCTTTAATGATATATAGCGGACGATGTTTGGTTTCATTGAAAATTTTAGCAATATATTTACCGACAATTCCTAGACTAAGGAGCTGCAGCCCGCCCATGCCAACCACCAAAACAGCTAAGGATGGCCAGCCCGGTGTGCTATCTCCAAAAATGAGGGTTTTGACGATAATATAAATACCATAAATGACAGCAAACAGGAAGGTAAATAAGCCAACGTAACTCGCAATCGTCAAAGGCGCATCCGAGAAACTAATCAAACCTTCGATGGCATAGTTGAACAGCTGGGTAAATGACCAGGAGGTATTACCGGCTGAACGTTCCACATTTTCATACTCCAAATAAGCCACGTCAAAGCCCACCCATGAGAAAATCCCCTTTGAAAAACGATTACTTTCGGGCAAACTTAACACAGCATCAACCACTTGGCGGGTCATTAAACGATAGTCACGCGCACCTTCTTCTAACTTGACATCGGAAATACTATTATTTAAACGATAATACATTCTAGCAAAAAAAGAACGGACCGGTGGTTCGCCATCCCGATTCACGCGGCGCGTAGCCACCACATCGTAGGGTTCATGTTTAATTTTGTGATACATTTCAATCAACATGGCTGGTGGATCTTGTAAATCCACATCCATAATGGCAACGTAATCACCTTGAGCATACTCCAAGCCGGCCATTAACCCAGCTTCCTTGCCAAAGTTGCGTGAAAAAGAGAGGTAATACACACGGTCTGGGTATTGCGCTTGTAAAGTTTTGATATTGGCTAGCGTCTTATCTTTTGAACCATCATTAATAAAAATAATTTCTAAGAAAGCTTCAGGTAATTGGTCTTGGACCTCCATGATGGCTTCCGTAAATATACTGACGGTTTCTTCTTCATTGTAACAAGGGACAACGAGAGTTATTCTATCTTGCACGGGCATGGGCCACCTCAATCATAATAGTGTGTAGGGTTAATCTGTGGAATGATTTTCTAAAAATATCTTGCGGCTAATAAAGTTAAAAGCCATAACGACAACTGTGACTAATATTTTACTAAACATGACCGGTAATTGTCCAAGGTCAACGGCTAGATACATCAAAAAATTAGTTAAAATCAAACCTAAAAGGCTTAAAATAAGGAAGACCGTAAATTCTTTTTGTTTTTGATCAGCTTGATACTTGCTGACAAAGACAAAGGACATACTGGCCCAATAATTAAAAATAGTTGAAATGATAAACGCTAAGGTGGTGCCGACTAAATAATTCATACCTAACATATGATAACAAATATATAAAACGACGAAGTCAATCGCCGTTGCTAAGCCGCCGACAATCGCAAAGCGAAATAATTGTAGAAATGATTTCATGACCTATCCTCTATTTACTTTTCTTAATATACTTATTGTAGCATACACCCTAAAAGTGTGCGTTTCAAATTTATCGCCCATTCTTTATATAAAAAAAAGACAACCTTTAAAGGTCATCCTTAAATAAATATCACTGCAACTCTACATTTGAACCCTTGTATTGACTTCCCCCGTGACGCGGTATTTGCAAGCCCACGTTTCAGTTAAATTGCTGGTTTGAAATTCAAATGCAATAATCCATTCACCGGCAGGAATATTTCCCGCTTTGGTCTCAATCCCTGATTTAGCTTCATCTTGGTGAATGACAATCTTCCGTTGGTTCTCGATTGCTTGGTATTCAGCCCTTAAATTATACAAACTATCATACACTAAGACAAAATTAATAGGATTTTGATTAACCTCAATGAAAATAGTGAGCCCTATTAAATTATCAGGCACATGAATGCGTTCAATCATAAATTTTTTGTCCGTTAGCTGATTAGGTGTAATTTCGATGATTTGTTCCGCTAATTGCATCATTGCCCTCCTTGTGATTTATTATTATCATCATACCAATCTTTTATGAATTTTATCCCATCATTATTGTAAAGGTTATGTAAAGTTGTTAAAAAGGCATACGCCATTCGTTTTTTAATAAAAAAGATACGAACCTTCATTGAAAGTTCGTATCTTGGCTGATTTCATTTTATCCTTAAGAGATGTGCAGGGGGATTTATTTAGGTTGCATTTTAATATCTAAGTATAAATCATTGTATTGAACCAGTTTGGCTTGACCTAAACCACGGTAAACTTCCAGGCGATCCATGGTTTCTTGTGAGGGATACCAGGCTTCGTTACTAGTTATTTCAGGGTCCATCAGTTCAAGGGCTGCCGCATTGGGTGTTGAGTAACCAATATATTCGGCGTTTTGTGCAGCGATTTCTGGATCCATCAAATAGTTAATTAAAGCGTAGGCACCTTCTATGTTTTTAGCATTTTTTGGAATCACGACATTATCAAACCAAAGGTTTGAGCCATCTTCGGGAACGACATAAGCAAGATCTTCGCGTTCATCCATAGCAGTTGCGGCTTCCCCCGAGAAAGTAATCGCTATAGGTGCTTCATCTTGAACAATGTGCATTTTAATTTCATCAGCTGCCAAGGCAATGATGTTTGGCATCAGTGACTTTAATTTATCTGTCGCTTCTTGCAAACGAGCATCATCTGTTTCATTTAACGAATAGCCTAAAGATTGTAAGCCAATTCCCATCACTTCACGGGCACCATCATAGATCATAATTTGATTACGGTAGGCTTCATCCCATAAATCATTCCATACCGTTAAGGAACCTTCTTCAATTACACTGGTATTATAAATAATCCCGAGCGTCCCCCAAAAATATGGCAGGGAGTATCTATTGCCAGGGTCAAAATCATGGTTTAAGAAGTCTTCATCAATATACTGTAGATTAGGCAACTTTTCATGATCCAATTCTAAGAGAAGGTCCTGTTCCACCATATATTCCACCATATATTCACTCGGTACAACGATATCGTAAGTTGTCCCACCTTGTTCAACTTTAGCGACCATCGCTTCATTGGAATCAAAGGTTTCATAGACGACACTATAGCCTGTTTCCTCTTCAAATTGGGTGATAATATCTGGGTCAATGTAGTCACCCCAGTTGTAAAACACAATCGAATTCGAAGAAATGCCAGAAACGGCTTCAAGGTAGCTGCGTAGACCAAACATTAAACCGACCATCACTAAAATGGCTACAGCGGCTCTAGCTAATCCTTTCATCTACATCACCGCCTCTTCTTTTTTGATGTTAGCGGCTTTGCGGTTTTGTTCGCCTACTTGTAAATAGTAATAGCCAACCACTAAAATCAAAGCTACGATGAACATCATGGCACTTAAGGCATTTATTTCAAGGCTAATCCCGGTTCTAGCCCGCGAATATACTTCAATCGATAGGGTCGAAAAGCCGTTACCTGTAACAAAGAAGGTTACCGCAAAGTCATCGAGTGAATAAGTAAATGCCATAAAGAAAGCCGCCTGAATTCCGGAAGTGATACTTGGTAAAATAACACGACTTAAAATTTGACGGTGGTTAGCGCCTAAATCTAGGGCTGCCGTCACCATGGAGGGACTCATCTCGTATAAACGCGGTAAAATCATCAAGACACAAATTGGCACACTAAAGGCAATATGGCTAAGTAAAACGGACCAAAAACCCAAAGGCACAGGAATGATGTAAGAAAACAGAATTAAGAAACTTGCCCCCATCATAACATCAGGTGTCACCATCAAAATATTATTTAAATTTAAAACCGCAGAACGCGTACGTTCACTCTTAAAATAATAGATAGCAATCGCGCCAAAGATACCTATGACCGTTGCAATCAAAGCAGATAGTAAGGCAATGATGAAGGTATTTAAAATAAATGTCAGTAAACGCGTGTCTTCAAAGAGGGTTTGATAATGTTCCCAAGTAAAACCGGTGAACTCTGTCATATCGCCACCTGCATTGAAGGAATAGTAAATTAAATAAGCAATCGGGATATACATGATTAAAAAGACAAAAAAGATATATAAATTGGACCATTTAAAGGTTTGTTTCATTAACGTGTCCCTCCTTTAGCTGAGCGTTCACGTGTAAGTAACATAACTATAACCATAGAAACCATTAAAACAACGCCAATGGTTGAACCCATCCCCCAGTTTTGCGTCACTAAGAAATGTTGTTCCACAGCGGTTCCCAATGTAATGACACGGTTTCCGCCAATTAGACGGGTTAACATAAAGAGGGATAACGAAGGGATAAAGACGGCTTGAATCCCACTTCTTACCCCACGCAAGGATAAGGGGAAGATGACCCGGCGTAACGTTTCCCATTTTGAAGCACCTAAGTCATTACTTGCCTCTATTAATGAATCAGGAATTTCATTGATTGAATTGAAAATCGGCAAAATCATAAAAGGTAATTCAATATAGGCCGCAACGACAATAAAGGCTGTATTGGTAAATAGTAATTGTACACTACCAATGCCAATCGCTTCTAAAAATTGATTGATTGGACCTGTTCGACCTAATAACCCAATAAAAGCGTAGGTCTTTAATAATAGATTGATCCAAGTTGGTAAAATAATTAGTAACAACCACAACTGTTTATGCTTGGTTTTTGATAATAAATACGCCATCGGATAAGCTAACAAAAAAGTCGCCAAAGTCACTAAAAAGGCATATAAAAATGAATTGGCTGTCATGCGAATGTAGTTGCCTGACGTAAAAAATTGCACATAGTTATCTAAAGTGATGCGGTTATTAATGTCAAAGAAAGACCGATAAACCAATAAAGCTAACGGTGCAATAACGAAAAATCCAATCCATAAATAATAAGGTATCGCAAAAGTATTATTTTTTTTTGTTTCCATTATCCTGCCTCCTAGTCTTCATATTGCTCTAGGCGGGCATCAAAATCTTCTTCCGATTCATTTAAACGCATAACATGGATCGAATTGGGATCAAAACGTAGACCAATTCGAGACCCTACGGCTACTTTACCCGTGGTGTGGGCCATCCACTCATTCCCATCTTCATCATAAGCAATCAATTCATTAAATACGCCTCTGAATAGTTGTGAATCAACTTTAGCAATCAGCTGGCCATCTTCAGGTGTTGTAAGGATGACGTCTTCTGGACGAATAACGACTTCAACGTGCTCATTAGCCGGGATACCTGCGTCCTCACACTCAAATACTTTACCGACAAATTCAACTTTATAATCCTCAATCATTTTGGCTGGTATAATATTACTCTCACCAATGAAATCAGCCACATAACGATTGATAGGTTCGTCATAAATATCATTAGGTGTGCCTGATTGGACGATTTCGCCTTCTTTCATGACATAAATCCAATCGGACATGGCTAGTGCTTCCTCTTGATCATGGGTGACGAAAACAAATGTAATCCCCAAACGTCTTTGCAATTCACGTAATTCATATTGCATATCCGTTCTTAGTTTTAAATCTAAGGCAGATAATGGTTCGTCTAAGAGTAATACTTCTGGCTCGTTGACTAAGGCGCGTGCAATCGCAACCCGTTGTTTTTGTCCACCTGACATTTCAGAAATATTCCGATTTTCAAACCCTTTTAGTTGAACTAACTGCAATACATCATTAACTTTTGTTTTAATTGTATCTGGATGGACTTTCTTAACCGAAAGTCCAAAAGCAATATTGTCATAAACATTCATATGCGGAAAAAGTGCATAATCTTGAAAGACTGTGTTAACCTTCCGTTTATTAGCTGGTATGCTTGTTACGGCTTGATTATCTAAATAAACTTCACCGGATGACGCCTCTGTAAAGCCGGCAATTATTCGCAATATGGTTGTCTTTCCACAACCAGATGGACCGAGTAAGGTATAAAATTTCCCTTTTTCTAGCTCCATATCAATCTTTTTTAACACTTGTGTGTCATCATAGGTTTTGGTTACACCCTTTAAAACGACACTATAATTTTGATTTTGCATGTGCATTCTCCTTTATGAATGTTTGTCAATTATTGACCCCTTTGATCCCGATTTGTAAAAGCAAAGACTCTTACGAGAATGAATTATATCAGTTAATTTTTTGATTAACAATCAGTTGGCGCGAATTATTTTTTAGTTGTTGTGTTTCCTTAGCGATAGGGACTAGTTTAGCTTGCCGACAGCGTTGACGCACAGAGAAAGATAGTTGGTTTGGCTACACACAAAAACCGAGCATCACTGTTTTAGCAGCAATGCTCGGCTTTCTTCTTAATTTGATTTATATGACTTCTTCCCCAATGATACGGACTTCTGTTTCAAGGCGTACTTGGTTGAGATCCCAAATCGTTTTCTGAATAAATTCAATGAGTTGTACATAATCCGTAGCGGTAGCACCAGCGATATTGACAATAAAACCGGCATGCTTTTTAGAAATTTCAGCGCCACCAATGCGATAACCTTGCAAACCTGCTTCTTGGATGAGTTGCCCGGTAAAATGTCCGACAGGGCGTTTAAAGACGCTACCACAAGATGGATATTCTAAGGGTTGTTTGCTACGCCTTAAATCCATTAAATGAGCCATATGTTCACTCATCGCTTGATAGTTTCCATCTTTCAAAGCAAATTTCACCGCTAATATAATATCATCATTCGTTTGAAAAATACTGTAGCGGTAAGAAAATTCACAGTCTTCGTTGCTATAACGTTTAATGTCCCCTTGTGGAGTGACAACTTCCACCCACTCAATAACCTCAACGACTTCGCCACCATAAGCCCCTGCATTCATATACACAGCTCCACCAATACTACCAGGAATACCGCAAGCAAATTCTAGACCACTTAATTCATGTTCTAAGGCTAAGTAGCTTACATCAATTAAAGCCGTGCCGCTTTCAGCAATAATTACATTTCCATCAACTGTCACTTGCTTCATTTCAGTTAAAATCAGAACAATTCCTCTAATGCCACCATCTCTTACAATTAAATTACTCGCATTACCTAAGATGGTTAAAGGAATACCATGGTTACGTACCCAATTGGTTACTTCAACAACTTCCGCTCTTGTCTTGGGAAAGACAATTGCGTCTGCATTGCCGCCAGTTTTTGTGTAAGTGTAGTTGGATAATGGTTCATTTAATTTAACATTTAAATGAGGCAACTCATTTACTATTCGACTTAATTCCATCATGAAATTTATAGCTCCTCATAAAGTGATACTCATTTATTCTATGAAAAAAATCTAAGGTTGTAAAGGAGATAATTCATTAAAAAATTCCAATTATTTTAGAATTAATTAATAAATCACTGCCAACCCTAGATTTTTAGCTATTTATAAAAGGCGTTCCATCACGAAAGAATTATAATAGCGATAATCAACTTTGAGTCGATTGCTTAATTCTCCGACAATTTTAAACGCAAATTTTTCATAAAGCGTAATTGCGCGTTTGTTTTCTACAACAACTTCTAGAGTAATGACTTTTAAGTTAACCTCTTCAGCAAAATCAATCATCGCTTCCATTAACATGCTCCCGATGCCATAACCCCAATATTCTTTGATAATACTCACACCTAATTCTGCTACATGACTTTGTTTATAGGCATCAAAAGCAGCAAGATTGGCGATACCCACTAATTGATCATCAACTTCGGCAACGAGCATAATACTCGTTGGAGCGACCTCAAACCGTCGAATTAAATCAATTTCTTTTTGTAAAGATATGGCAATACCACGTTCATCAAAAGTAAGATAATCTGATTCTTTACCGATTTCACGATAAAGTGCTAAAATGGCTTTGGCATCGTTGGGACTTGCTTGTCTAATTATTACATCGACTTCTACTTCATGAAATTGATCCGCATTGTGCACCATAGTGAAATTCCTTTCTATCAATTTAACCATTGTTTCACGATTTGATGATAAGGATGATCAACTGAACCTATAACTTCCACTTGAATCGAACGCGCCTGGTCATCTTCTAGTGGTGTAAAATTTATCTGAATGTAATTTTCTGGCAAAAAATCTGCCATAAATCTTGCCCACTCAATCATAACAATGGTTTTATCATGCATTAAATAGTCAAAATCAACTGTATCTGCTCCACCTTCTTCAAGTCGATAGGCATCAATATGGACAAAACTCGCTGAATCATCCAGGGGATACTCGCGCACGATGGTATAGGTGGGACTTTTAACCGCTCGTTGAATCCCCAATCCTTTTGCGAAACCTTGCGCAAAAGTTGTTTTGCCACTACCTAAATTCCCTTCAAGAGTAACAACAGAACCGAGGGGTAATAGTTTGGCTAGTTTAGCCGCTAAAGCTTGTGTTTCATTTTTGTTGGATACCGTTAAAATAACCTTTCCCTACTTTCATCATAAATATCTCTTCATCTTATTGTATCGAAGTATCGACGCGCTTACAAATATTGTGTTTGCTTATCTATTATATTAATAATTCATTTCAAAAATGGTTTGAAAGAAGGCCGATAACATAGCGAAATATTTGACTTTACGACTAATTATTGATAAATTAGTTATATCATTATTACAAGTCTTTATAACTGTATGGAGGTAATATGAATGAAAAAAATTTTAAAAACGATATCCATTCCTTTGATTGCTTTATTCTTAGTTGCATGTGGCGATCAAGGAACTGAGACAACTTCAGTAGAGTCACAAGCACCTGAATCATCCGTTGAGTCTGCCGCCGAAAGTGTATCCCAGGAGCAAACTGAATCAGTTAGTGAAGCGTCAGATACAACGAGCGCTGAAGAATCAGACGCTGTTTCAAGCGAAGATAACGGTGATGAAGCAACCAGCCAAGCAGGTATTACATTTACATTATTTGTTAATGGCGAAGAAACAGCTAGTTTCGTAGCGGTCGATAGTGATGGCTTATCTGTCATGGAGGCCATGGAATCCATTGAAGATCTAGAATTTAACTTCAATGAAGACGAAGGTGTCATCGATGAAATTGATGGAATTGCTAACGACTATGACACAGGTGAAACATGGACTTACTTATTAAACGGAGAGTTTGCTGAGTTAGGTGTTGTTTCACAAACACTCAGCGAAGACGACGTAGTTGAATGGTACTATGGTACTATCGATGAAATCCCTGTTAACATCGTACCAGCCGAAGAATAATTTAACTAAATATCCCTGATTTTAACCGAGGTTATCAACGACCTCGGTTTTTTTATATAAAAAAACCGCCCAGAGGCTTCTGGACGGTGATATTTATTAATTTGAATTATTTGTTTTGTAAAGATTGATTAGCAGTAATAATGCCTACTTTATAGACATCTTCTTCTACACAACCCCGTGAAAGGTCTGAAACAGGTTTATTCAAGCCTTGTAAGATTGGGCCTACCGCTTGGTAACCACCTAATCGTTGTGCAATCTTATAGCCAATGTTGCCTGATTGTAGATCTGGGAAAACAAATACGGAAGCTTTACCAGCGACTTTGTTACCAGGAACTTTTTGAGCAGCAACAACTTCTGAGTAGGCTGCGTCGAATTGGAATTCACCATCAATTAAGTATTCTGGAGCTAGTTCTTGCGCAATGCGTGTTGCTTCGGCTACTTTGTCTACTTCTTCAGAAGTAGCTGATCCTTTAGTTGAGAAACTTAACATAGCTACGACAGGTTCGATATCAAACATCTCAGCGGTTTTAGCTGTGTCAACAGCGATTTCAGCTAATTCTTGTGCATTTGGATTAATGTTAATGGCACAGTCAGCAAAAACTAGTTTTTTGCCATCATTTTCTTTAGGAATCATGATAAAGGCACCACTTGTCCGACTCACACCTGGTTTTGTTTTAATAATTTGAAGCGCTGGACGTACTGTGTCACCGGTTGAATAGACAGCACCACTAACTAAGCCGGCAGCTTTATCCATATACACAAGCATGGTTCCAAAGTAAGCACGGTCTTTTAATAATTCACGGGCTTGTTCTTCGGTGGCTTTGCCTTTACGGCGT
This window of the Fundicoccus culcitae genome carries:
- a CDS encoding pyrimidine-nucleoside phosphorylase, with amino-acid sequence MRMVDLITKKQNNDELTEAEIRFIIEGYTDGSIPDYQMSAFAMAVYFTGMTHEEAAYLTIAMAESGDQIDLSAIEGIKVDKHSTGGVGDTTTLVLAPLVASCGVPVAKMSGRGLGHTGGTIDKLEAIPGFEYELPIEEFIELVNKNKVAVVGQTGNLTPADKKLYALRDVTGTVQSTPLIASSIMSKKIAAGADAIVLDVKIGAGAFMKTVEEAEELAHLMVEIGQQLGRKTLAVISDMNQPLGYAIGNALEVKEAIATLQGKGPADLTELCLVLGAQMLLAAQAVDNLEEGRQLLQSKIDNGEGLAKFRQMIEAQHGDASVIDHPEKLAQAQYQIPFEAPESGVLANWVANQVGEAAMMLGAGRETLEDTIDPAVGIVLHAKVGDKVEQGDALLTIHANRPNVDDVIEKLNHAFEIKDHAQAPTLIHKVITD
- the rpiA gene encoding ribose-5-phosphate isomerase RpiA, with translation MNPKEVVGRKAADYIEDGMVVGLGTGSTAYWFIDELGLRFQAGTLANIVGVATSKQSEDQARKLGIPVVDIDEVNHIDVLVDGADECTTEFSGIKGGGGALLMEKIVAQHSRTIIWIVTQEKIVDTLGAFPLPVEIVKYGSWKLFRQFDQAGMHPTFRKKGVDSIFITDQGNYIIDLHLEKIPNPQQTAFELKNLVGVVEHGLFINYPDIILAVNDAGEIVTYKH
- a CDS encoding flavodoxin domain-containing protein — encoded protein: MKTIVIYGSTYGSTEKYAKEIGLQLNCSAVDSKEVKTESIDDYATVILGACILEAQIIEAALYQHWIESYPDKNWILFTVGLSNPALTDFNRLLRSNFKADILDKVRFYHFRGSIAHKRLSLMDTLSKDAISQHSSVDFVNLKQEEIDLLERYGTTLDVHDEQTITPLINYVKQLQQSDET
- a CDS encoding CpXC domain-containing protein encodes the protein MTQTVNLTCPVCNHQSTRQVNAAINAKTHPHLKQELLEGKTFLYECEQCGAQRVINFQMLYHDPDQRLLIYLAPGYVNNKEQTLEILDDLKNRQPVSLDNYHLRIVLSGAELLEKIQIFDQHFNDYEVELVKLLTDGIFSKEKSGETVKARYFYMDPKSKSAKIMYTTDSQQLLVDFHQSLLDFVKNKFKKELQQPQRGEFQLVNYTWAIETVSKDTKKDQ
- a CDS encoding glycosyltransferase family 2 protein, whose amino-acid sequence is MQDRITLVVPCYNEEETVSIFTEAIMEVQDQLPEAFLEIIFINDGSKDKTLANIKTLQAQYPDRVYYLSFSRNFGKEAGLMAGLEYAQGDYVAIMDVDLQDPPAMLIEMYHKIKHEPYDVVATRRVNRDGEPPVRSFFARMYYRLNNSISDVKLEEGARDYRLMTRQVVDAVLSLPESNRFSKGIFSWVGFDVAYLEYENVERSAGNTSWSFTQLFNYAIEGLISFSDAPLTIASYVGLFTFLFAVIYGIYIIVKTLIFGDSTPGWPSLAVLVVGMGGLQLLSLGIVGKYIAKIFNETKHRPLYIIKESKLPDSNPQAK
- a CDS encoding GtrA family protein translates to MKSFLQLFRFAIVGGLATAIDFVVLYICYHMLGMNYLVGTTLAFIISTIFNYWASMSFVFVSKYQADQKQKEFTVFLILSLLGLILTNFLMYLAVDLGQLPVMFSKILVTVVVMAFNFISRKIFLENHSTD
- a CDS encoding ABC transporter substrate-binding protein gives rise to the protein MKGLARAAVAILVMVGLMFGLRSYLEAVSGISSNSIVFYNWGDYIDPDIITQFEEETGYSVVYETFDSNEAMVAKVEQGGTTYDIVVPSEYMVEYMVEQDLLLELDHEKLPNLQYIDEDFLNHDFDPGNRYSLPYFWGTLGIIYNTSVIEEGSLTVWNDLWDEAYRNQIMIYDGAREVMGIGLQSLGYSLNETDDARLQEATDKLKSLMPNIIALAADEIKMHIVQDEAPIAITFSGEAATAMDEREDLAYVVPEDGSNLWFDNVVIPKNAKNIEGAYALINYLMDPEIAAQNAEYIGYSTPNAAALELMDPEITSNEAWYPSQETMDRLEVYRGLGQAKLVQYNDLYLDIKMQPK